From the genome of Miscanthus floridulus cultivar M001 unplaced genomic scaffold, ASM1932011v1 fs_335_1_2, whole genome shotgun sequence, one region includes:
- the LOC136531375 gene encoding LOW QUALITY PROTEIN: lysine-specific histone demethylase 1 homolog 3-like (The sequence of the model RefSeq protein was modified relative to this genomic sequence to represent the inferred CDS: inserted 4 bases in 2 codons; deleted 4 bases in 4 codons): MCLGADMAAQPVKDVDIVDVAAPLDYEDKENASKVKLKRVTRGSKKRKHGDMAYEGDVDWETLMQDQGLFSNPSAGFPDQSIKTKDKIKTSEVYEXVGVAAVRAGLKAKTITPIEKIKFKEVLKRKGGLQEYLECRNMILSRWSKDVKHLLDLADCGVSDVPLKDELPHQALTRDVFLFLDQYGYINAGIASDKVAKGHDDTPYEVVEVPKLNESHQMESVSIQNSIVSVSQKNEDFECGTSIECCRTVSVKNTECALVEASNEKNCPTVHCGALELLPHLKSEEHLTERNNLDISTEVRNASLPSSNLDIQCMLYLDSSVGKAEXFPHQQEAREIENSGNNCRSDRVEFAVHGKRIIIVGAGPAGLTAARHLQRQGFSVTVLEARERIGGRVYTDRTSLSVPVDLGASIITGVEADIATERRADPSSLICSQLGLELTTLNSACPLYDVVTGDKVPDSLDEDLEAEYNGLLEELALLFAQNGDSAIGLSLEDGLEYALRKHRATQPMDSVEQDGHLRFMTNSGAVDISVSASTGKEIDHCGKNDKIDVLSPLERRLMNWHFAHLEYGCAAMLKSLSLPYWNQDDVYGGFGGAHCMIKGGYDTVLRNLAKGLDIRLNHVVTEVLYGPEELGASRKDGKYVKVSTSTGSEFTGDAVLITVPLGCLKAETIKFSPSLPDWKVSSINRLGFGVLNKIVLEFPEVFWDDNVDYFGATAEETDLRGQCFMFWNLRKTVGAPVLIALLVGKAAIDGQSISSGDHVNNAMVVLRKLFRNASVPDPVASVVTNWGLDPFSRGAYSYVAVGASGRDYDILGRPVENCLFFAGEATCKEHPDTVGGAILSGLREAVRIIDLLNTGNDYIAEVEALQTYQMQSDSERNEVRDMSNRLEACELSTALSKNSSDAMYPIVSKESLLQEMFFSAKTTSGRLHLAKELLKLPQDVLKSFAGSKEGLNTLNSWILDSLGKNATQLLRHCVRLLVLVSTDLIAVRLSGIGKTVKEKVCVHTSRDIRAIARQLVSVWIEVFRREKDRNGGLKLLRRIPSIELSKTKSKDLQSGKPALRVPNETLDNNKVVSQRQRTRFASSRSPPKTNKKYENKEMKLETVTAAMSNGKLLSQKQQHGIESKVECGNPMSEEEAAAFAAAEAARVAAIAAAQAYASVEAEISVPRELPEIPSFESFVIRDHHLDESNTRKRALKDNFGRLECISENDSKNVKAKDLPDNTNCADADSLKMSRDNCTQQNHSNETACLANTDTGVVYGRFTRAWVDTDTICIDGVKDPLAIERWQAQAMEADKEFYSRIRIPDEDDSSSQKQTCRSSASQGADSKPASERQSRGVEHIKQGLVNFIASLLMPLYRGKKIDREGYKSIMRKSVNKIIDTCSEGEKSMTTLEFLDAKRKNKIESFVNKMVDKHLHVVSKSAKP; the protein is encoded by the exons TGCCGTACGTGCTGGCCTAAAGGCAAAGACTATTACACCGATTGAGAAGATAAAGTTCAAGGAAGTTTTGAAGCGCAAGGGTGGCCTTCAGGAGTACCTAGAGTGCAG GAACATGATACTAAGTCGCTGGAGCAAGGATGTTAAACATTTATTGGATCTTGCAGACTGTGGTGTTTCAGATGTTCCTTTGAAAGATGAGTTGCCGCATCAAGCACTTACTCGTGATGTGTTTTTATTCTTAGACCAATAT GGCTACATAAATGCTGGAATTGCGTCAGATAAGGTGGCAAAGGGGCACGATGACACTCCGTATGAGGTTGTTGAAGTACCCAAGCTAAATGAATCACATCAAATGGAATCAGTCAGCattcaaaatagcattgtctctGTATCACAAAAGAATGAGGATTTTGAGTGTGGAACAAGCATTGAATGCTGCAGAACTGTAAGTGTTAAAAACACTGAATGTGCTTTGGTAGAAGCATCAAATGAAAAGAATTGCCCCACTGTTCACTGTGGTGCCCTGGAGTTGCTACCTCACTTGAAGTCTGAAGAACATCTGACGGAAAGAAATAATCTAGACATCTCAACTGAAGTTAGAAATGCATCACTGCCATCCAGCAATTTGGATATCCAATGTATGTTATATCTGGATAGTTCTGTTGGAAAAGCTGA GTTCCCTCATCAACAAGAAGCACGTGAAATTGAAAATAGTGGAAACAACTGTCGAAGTGACAGGGTTGAGTTTGCTGTGCATGGCAAAAGAATAATAATTGTGGGAGCGGGCCCTGCTGGTTTAACTGCTGCTCGCCATTTGCAACGTCAAGGTTTTTCGGTCACTGTTCTTGAGGCACGAGAAAGGATTGGTGGCCGTGTTTATACAGATCGCACATCACTTTCGGTTCCTGTAGATTTGGGTGCTAGCATTATTACAGGGGTGGAGGCTGATATAGCTACTGAAAGACGGGCTGATCCATCCTCTTTGATTTGTTCTCAGCTTGGTCTTGAACTTACTACGTTGAATAGTGCTTGCCCTCTGTATGATGTAGTAACTGGTGACAAGGTTCCCGATTCTTTGGATGAAGATTTAGAAGCCGAATACAATGGCCTTCTTGAAGAGCTGGCGCTGCTTTTTGCGCAAAATGGTGACAGTGCAATTGGTTTATCCCTGGAGGATGGACTGGAGTATGCTCTTAGGAAGCATCGTGCAACTCAACCTATGGATTCTGTGGAGCAGGATGGCCACTTGAGATTTATGACAAATTCTGGCGCTGTAGACATTTCCGTAAGTGCTTCAACAGGAAAGGAGATAGATCATTGTGGAAAGAATGATAAGATAGATGTCCTCAGCCCTCTTGAGAGAAGGCTTATGAACTGGCACTTTGCACATTTAGAGTATGGTTGTGCTGCAATGCTGAAATCTCTATCCCTTCCATACTGGAACCAGGATGATGTATATGGAGGATTCGGAGGTGCTCATTGCATGATCAAAGGTGGCTATGACACTGTTCTACGGAATCTTGCTAAAGGACTTGATATTAGGTTAAACCATGTTGTAACTGAAGTACTGTATGGACCTGAGGAGTTAGGTGCTAGCCGTAAGGATGGGAAATATGTCAAGGTTTCCACTTCAACTGGAAGTGAATTTACTGGAGATGCTGTGTTAATAACTGTTCCTCTTGGTTGCTTGAAAGCAGAGACAATCAAATTTTCACCTTCCTTGCCAGACTGGAAAGTATCTTCTATAAACCGGCTTGGGTTTGGTGTTCTAAACAAGATAGTATTGGAGTTCCCTGAGGTATTTTGGGATGATAATGTGGATTACTTTGGTGCAACTGCAGAAGAAACAGATTTAAGAGGACAGTGCTTTATGTTTTGGAATCTCAGAAAGACAGTTGGGGCTCCAGTTCTGATAGCTCTACTTGTTGGGAAGGCTGCTATAGATGGACAAAGCATCAGTTCTGGCGATCATGTTAACAATGCTATGGTGGTTCTCCGAAAGCTTTTTAGGAATGCTTCTGTACCAGATCCAGTTGCATCTGTTGTGACAAATTGGGGACTTGATCCCTTTAGTAGAGGTGCTTACTCTTATGTTGCAGTTGGAGCATCAGGGCGAGATTATGATATTCTTGGAAGGCCAGTTGAAAATTGCTTATTCTTTGCGGGTGAAGCAACATGCAAAGAGCATCCAGATACTGTTGGTGGTGCAATTTTGAGTGGTTTGCGAGAAGCTGTTCGCATCATTGACTTACTGAACACTGGCAATGACTATATTGCTGAGGTAGAAGCGCTACAGACTTACCAAATGCAGTCAGACAGTGAAAGAAATGAAGTCAGG GACATGTCAAATAGACTTGAAGCATGTGAACTTTCTACTGCTCTAAGTAAGAACTCATCTGATGCAATGTATCCAATTGTTAGCAAGGAATCTTTGCTGCAAGAAATGTTCTTCAGTGCAAAGACAACATCAGGGCGCCTACATTTGGCTAAGGAGTTATTGAAGCTTCCT CAGGATGTTCTTAAATCATTTGCTGGGTCTAAAGAAGGACTAAATACGCTAAACTCTTGGATACTT GATTCACTTGGGAAAAATGCTACTCAACTACTGCGGCACTGTGTGCGTTTGCTTGTGCTTGTTTCCACTGATCTGATAGCTGTACGTTTATCAG GAATTGGGAAGACTGTAAAGGAAAAGGTTTGTGTGCACACAAGCCGAGATATTCGTGCTATAGCTCGGCAGTTGGTCAGTGTGTGGATTGAAGTTTTTCGTAGAGAAAAGGATAGAAATGGTGGACTCAAATTGCTGCGTCGAATACCATCAATTGAATTGAGTAAGACCAAGAGTAAGGATCTGCAATCAGGAAAGCCTGCCTTACGTGTGCCAAATGAAACTTTGGACAATAATAAAGTAGTTTCCCAGCGCCAGCGTACAAGATTCGCAAGTAGTCGGTCACCACCAAAGACAAACAAGAAGTATGAGAACAAGGAAATGAAATTGGAAACC GTGACAGCTGCTATGTCCAATGGCAAGTTGCTTTCCCAAAAGCAACAACATGGTATTGAATCTAAGGTGGAGTGTGGCAATCCTATGTCCGAGGAAGAAGCTGCTGCATTCGCTGCTGCCGAGGCTGCTCGAGTTGCTGCCATAGCAGCTGCACAG GCATATGCATCTGTAGAGGCAGAGATAAGTGTGCCTCGTGAGCTTCCAGAGATACCATCGTTCGAATCTTTTGTGATTCGTGATCACCATTTGGAC GAATCCAATACAAGAAAAAGAGCATTGAAGGATAATTTTGGGAGACTTGAGTGCATATCAGAAAATGATTCCAAGAATGTCAAAGCTAAGGATTTGCCTGACAACACTAACTGCGCTGATGCTGACAGCTTGAAAATGTCTCGTGATAATTGTACTCAGCAGAACCACTCAAATGAGACAGCTTGCCTAGCAAACACTGATACTGGTGTTGTATACGGTCGGTTTACGAGGGCATGGGTGGATACTGATACAATCTGCATTGATGGTGTCAAGGATCCTCTAGCCATTGAGAGGTGGCAGGCACAGGCAATGGAAGCTGATAAAGAATTCTACAGTCGGATACGCATACCTGATGAAGATGATTCAAGTAGTCAGAAGCAGACATGCCGTAGTTCTGCCTCACAGGGTGCCGATAGCAAACCTGCATCTGAGCGGCAATCAAGAGGTGTGGAGCATATAAAACAGGGTCTCGTGAATTTTATAGCCTCGCTGCTGATGCCATTATATAGAGGAAAAAAGATCGACCGAGAGGGGTACAAATCAATCATGCGCAAATCTGTTAACAAG ATCATTGATACATGCTCAGAAGGAGAGAAATCGATGACTACTCTTGAGTTTCTTGATGCTAAAAGGAAAAATAAG ATTGAATCCTTTGTGAACAAAATGGTTGACAAGCATTTGCATGTTGTTAGCAAGTCTGCCAAACCTTAA
- the LOC136531376 gene encoding probable lysophospholipase BODYGUARD 3, with amino-acid sequence MGAAAARSALASAGRAANEAVSFVVFLLLDALEVLLCVVYKVADYVVEGAWRPCYCSSRSASSPASAATGKIVVSERGGSKVVSMLSATRLHLEDISDTLYTRPSVLACAAASSASASSSQRRAAPGVTVHSAIVQMLRGKVGGGVGDGKHRPYPSPRWSDCHCANCNPADTDRLFVHVEAPPQASTEEDVLFIHGFISSSGFWTETVLPHVSPAARSRRRLFAVDLLGFGRSPKPADSLYTLREHVEMIERSVIERHGVQSFHIVAHSLGSILALALAVRHPAAVRSLTLVAPPYFPVPRGEVGTRYVLRTVAPRRVWPPIAFGASVACWYEHLSRTVSIVLCKHHRLWELAFRVFTLYRVRTYLMDGFFCHTHIASWHTLHNIICGSAGKIDRCLEVVRDQLTCDVTVYHGSDDELLPVQCSYAVKSKIPRAQVKVIDGKDHVTIVVGRQKDLARELEEIWDRKR; translated from the exons ATgggcgccgcggcggcgcggTCGGCATTGGCGTCCGCCGGCCGTGCGGCGAACGAGGCCGTGAGCTTCGTGGTGTTCCTGCTGCTGGACGCGCTGGAGGTGCTGCTGTGCGTGGTGTACAAGGTGGCGGACTACGTGGTGGAGGGCGCGTGGCGGCCCTGCTACTGCTCGTCGCGCTCGGCGTCGTCCCCGGCGTCGGCGGCCACGGGGAAGATCGTCGTGTCGGAGCGGGGAGGCTCCAAGGTGGTCAGCATGCTGTCCGCCACCAGGCTGCACCTCGAGGACATCTCCGACACGCTCTACACGCGGCCCTCCGTGCTCGCGTGCGCCGCGGCGTCGTCGGCATCGGCGTCCTCCTCCCAGCGGCGCGCGGCGCCGGGGGTCACCGTGCACTCCGCCATCGTGCAGATGCTGCGGGGCAAGgtcggcggcggcgtcggcgacGGCAAGCACAGGCCGTACCCGTCGCCGCGGTGGTCCGACTGCCACTGCGCCAACTGCAACCCGGCCGACACGGACCGCCTCTTCGTCCACGTCGAGGCGCCGCCGCAAG CGTCGACGGAGGAGGACGTGCTGTTCATCCACGGGTTCATCTCGTCGTCGGGGTTCTGGACGGAGACGGTGCTCCCGCACGTGAGCCCCGCGGCGCGGtcccggcggcggctgttcgcCGTGGACCTGCTGGGGTTCGGGCGCAGCCCCAAGCCAGCGGACTCGCTGTACACGCTGCGGGAGCACGTGGAGATGATCGAGCGGTCCGTGATCGAGCGCCACGGGGTCCAGTCCTTCCACATCGTGGCGCACTCGCTGGGCTCCATCCTCGCGCTCGCGCTCGCCGTCAGGCACCCCGCCGCGGTCAGGTCCCTCACGCTCGTCGCGCCGCCCTACTTCCCGGTGCCGCGCGGGGAGGTCGGCACGCGGTACGTGCTGCGGACGGTGGCGCCGCGCCGGGTGTGGCCGCCCATCGCGTTCGGCGCCTCCGTGGCGTGCTGGTACGAGCACCTCAGCCGCACCGTCAGCATCGTGCTCTGCAAGCACCACCGCCTCTGGGAGCTCGCCTTCCGCGTCTTCACACTCTACAG GGTGCGGACCTACCTCATGGACGGCTTCTTCTGCCACACCCACATCGCGTCGTGGCACACCCTCCACAACATCATCTGCGGCAGCGCCGGCAAGATCGACAGGTGCCTCGAGGTGGTCAGGGACCAGCTCACCTGCGATGTCACCGTCTACCACGGcagcgacgacgagctcctccccgTGCAGTGCAGCTACGCGGTCAAGTCCAAGATCCCTCGCGCCCAGGTCAAGGTCATCGACGGCAAGGACCACGTCACCATTGTCGTCGGACGCCAGAAGGACCTGGCCAGGGAGCTGGAGGAGATATGGGACAGGAAACGGTGA